TGTTAGACAACTGCTGGACACCCTCATCTAATTCAGAAATAGCCGGTGTTGTGGCTGATTCTCCAGAACTCTTTACTTCACTGATGAGTCGCTGCAACCGTGCCTTGCAAACTGATATAGCCTTCTGGCAATATGGGATTGCTTCCTGGGGCATAGAACCAATCTCCAGACACAAACATATCCGAAAATTTCTAAATTGCACAGTTAAAGCTGTTACAAAGTGAATAAGAAGACGGAATCCCTAAAACACAAAAGTGGTTGGCCCAGACAATGCACATATGACTATCAGTATATTTAACTGGACCTGGAGAATAAATAAACTGGCACCGTGTAATCCTTACCATCCCAAGACAAGGGAGTAAGTAAACCTTGAAAAGGATACAGTTCAGCTAGATGTCTACTGTCTGGTTCAACAAGCCTTTCTAAAATGGATAGTGACTTCTGGTAGTCACTGAGAGATGTTTCAATATCCTCTGCATGAAGcaagtaaaaaatacaacaaatattTAAGCCAAGCAAGaggcaaaaagaaacaaaatacaaatattagTTAATGTATCCatttatttgtgtatatattttttaaaataaaaccaaaaacatccTCACCGATGCAAATTTAAACTCAAATAAATGCATACACAGACCTCTTTCCAACGCAACTTCTGCCAGTGCTGATAGTATGTCAACTTTATCCATTGTGTCACCAGGGTGTTTTTCTGCAATTGCCCTGGCAACATCTAGCATTTTCCATGCCAAATCAAGGTCAGATTCCTCTTCATCTGCATCAGCAAGgtcgtcatcatcatcacttccctcatcaccttcttcttcatctttcccATCAGAAGCTGTAACAGAATAcagacaaaacaaaaagaaataatcaGACGCATTTTTACCATAAGACTGATGCTACTACTAGCCCTATACATCTTACGTCCAATCCCAGGCACCTTCCCGCCTTGGTGGAAGTTCAACAATCTTAGAGAATACAAAATCATTAGATCATTTACCATGAAAACCATCTCAAATACCATTTCCTTCATCCATGCTCCCAATAATTCTTTAATGGATGTATGTATGTGTGCATAGAGGAGGCAAGAATGTTaaggaataaaaaatcattgatagtcatGCTGCTCAAGCATAACAAATTTAATGCAAATTCATGCAGACTGTTTTATTGTCAGAACATCAAGTACCTTGCAAACATGGACCCCATGCTTGTGTGGtgacaaaaatatgcaaaacaTATGTTGCACTCCTCAAGGCATCAAAGGAGATATGAATATCAAATGATACCATAAGTAGATGAGTCTTTTAAACTAACAACTCCAAACCACAAAGATGGACCCTTTTAGAAAACAGGCACAACAAATAGCAACATATGTTTGAATTTCTAACGTGCAGGGTTCAGTTTATTCATTTTCACATATTTACACCCATTACTGATAGAGATTGCACCCACACGTCACAAgtttaaagcaaagaaattgAATGTTGATAAATACCAACaaaagtcaacaaaaaaacaacctatTAACTACTATGACAACTTATGAACTAACATTATGAGCAACAAAATACTGATAATCATCAGCTGCACCTTCTGGATGATTAAAAACCCCATCTTCTCCAACATTACTGGAAGCAGAAGTAGTCGAAGATTCTCCATTTAAAACATTCTTACAAGCTGCATCTTTATCATCGTTTTGTTTAGATTCACCATCCTTCTTAGGCACCATACCCAACGGATCAGCCTCCTCTTGCGCTTTATACAACAGTGCACGTCCATATTGATAGTATGCATTCACACATTCAGGTGCAAGCTCACCATGATGCAAAAccctaacaaaatcaaaatttagaaaaataagaaaaaaattaagtaaactaAAGCTCCATCAAAATCTGGATAGATTTATTGGAGCAAAATCTCATTCCCAATTtcataaatatcaaattcattCGGCACAAGTTAAACACTTCAGAAGTTCAAGTTCTTAGCTATGACCCCcaaaaatttgttattatttaaacCCAGCACATTTTACCAATAAGATTCCCAAAATAACGTCGCCCTTCTCTTTGCTCTTCTTAAACGTGAAGGTCTTAATTATATAAACCCTAAAACTCCAATTACCTAAACGACTTTTGAGAAATACCCATTTCATAAACATCAAGTTCTTTCGATTAAAGtagaaaattttgaaacttgACACATAAAATTTACACATTCTACCTGCAAATTTCTTCCCAAATTAACCACATTTTTAATAACTCCACCGTAAAAATACCCTTAAACCAAAACTACTAAAAACCATCGATAGAGCAGATATTTGACTAGTTAAGTGCAATGTTCGActaatcaaaaccaaaattagaCAATGAAGTGAAAACCCTAACCTGATTTCAAGGGCACGGCTAAAGCAGTCTACGGCTTCACTGAAGTCATTTTCTTTAAGCGCCGTAGATCCTTTCTCTAATAACTCAACAGCGAAATCCAGAGACTTCTCTGGGTCTGAAGTTTCTCCATTGTTGTTGTCGTTGCAGGTGGAGTCGGCGGTTACGTCATGAGAGGTAGTGGTGACTTCGACTGAGGCTTGGGTTTCTGAGGCGGCGGTTATTGAGGGTTCCGGAgccatgatttttgttttagtagAGAAATGTTTTAGTAGAGAAAAATGGAGAGGGAGAGGAAGTAGGAGGTGGTTTAGCGTGCTTTTAAAAAGGGCTTGTTGTGGCGGAAAAGATGATTTTGACGAGTGAGGTGTCGTCCGTGGGAAATCGGGCTGTTAATAAAGAGCAATCAGCATCGTTCTTCatggatcaataaaaaaatgttgtttacATTTAGTCGTTTGTTTgcagaaaaattattttttttttaaagtaaaattttgaaaagtaaatattaaaaaaatattttttgatatttgataatattataaaaaataaactgaaaaataattttcagtgtttgattatgttatgaaaaaatgaactggaaaataatttattaatgaattaatttttttttcaagtttatctaatatatatatataaaatatttaatcactcacaataaaaaaatgaaatctaaaaagtataatgatgaaatttttttttattatatcctatgttcatacatagcttattttataaaatataactatatatgtcatatcatattatagagaaataagcttgtgaaatattttttacgtaaaacctattaatatattttttttcaattttttacgcAAAGAAGCTGATTTCCCAACACAAACAATGTCTTAAaggaaataattatataatgaatTATGTATCCCATaacaaacaatacaataatttattaatgaattctatataaaaatattgaaagactcCAGTTTTCTACCgaaatcatttcatttttttttaactgtgtataatcatcatcatcaacgcaCTTAGCATTTCACTGTCTAATATTTATACCCATATCAATTCTTGAACAATTACTGTGCAGCATCATCAGCCATTTACTAAttcattctaattaattaatactcgGCTTAACCACTATCAATTCGGTTCCATCATCATGCATTCAGTAATGCCTTCTAATTATTCATTCCCGGCTTATAACCACCATTGACTATTTCTATTTTCTACCCAAACCAATCCATTGTGCAGCATCATCAACATCAATGGGTATTCATCTTTACAGTCATGGTTTCTACCGAAATCAATTCCCCATTTCATCATCAACGCACAGATCACTGTGCATCCTCATCAACGCACACACATCACGCCCACAAAGCacagaaaatgcacaaaaaacaGGAAACACATATCAACAACAGAGAAGGAAAATCACATCGAGTGGAGAAACAGAGCATgggtttcttgtgtttttttcacaaaaaccaaacaaattgttttgtttggtttctgtgaaaaaaacaaagcaaacccGATTTGGTTTATGGGAAAAATGGGTTTGGGTTTGTTGTGTATGGGTTTTAGTGTCTGGTTTATGGGAAAAATTCAGGGGTTTTGGTTTTCTATGTATAGGTTGCCTGGCGAAGAGATTGGGAAGGAAACGGGGCCGAAGGGCGCCTTCGGCTTAAGAAAAGAATGGTGATTCTTTGTTGTGATGGTGGTGATTCTTTACTGTGATAGCAACAATGACGAAAGGAAATAATTTTGTTGTGTATGTGTATGGGTCTGTGTTCGGTTTCTGGGTTGAATTTTTGGGTTTGCTGTGGTTGATTTTTCCCAGGGGTTTTGGGTTTGTTGTGGTTGAATGGGTTGTCTTCCCATGAGTTTCGATTTACAGAGCATTAGAGCTTCTGGTTGCAGTGAACTTAACAGAGCATGGGAGCTTTTGGAAGATGAGAGATGCTTGCAATTGATTTGCATAAATTATTTGTTGGGGGAGAAAGACAGCCTTTAGAAAACAGGAGACACTTttcttaataaagaaaaagaaagtgttttccttaaaatgaagaaaggaaaacattttcctgcagtatagctttattttttccattgatTGGAATTGAGTTTCCTTTGACCAATTTTCCTTATGCTTGCCAAACATGGAAAAGTGGGGAAAATGGTTTCCAGAAAAATGAATTtctggaaacaaacaaggcattaaattatttcattttcctgtagtatttttgttttttcaagttttaagaatattaatttatatgtcaagtgaaattaaatatttgtttcactaaacactttttattttcaattataattttaaaattatattatatgagtTATAAGTTGGAATTTAGAAGTGTGTTTGACTAAAAAGAACtcataataacttttttttaaaaaaaaaaaacccagtatAAGTtagatttaataagttaaaagttaaaaaaaatttattttttaattcggtttcgtaatatattttttatttaaatcaaagttttatttccaaccaaatatatttatgattttttaagtggaaaattaaaaggaaaacttaaatcaatttgtaaaaattataccAGCTTTTATAGTTGaattagtttctttttcttgatttcttttccCAGTTCTTAGATCAATTTATACTTTTATTCAGCAACGCatttgaaattatgttttttataaaattaatattttaaatataataatatcttgttaatgtattttactattttgatatactaataccaaaactattttaaaaaaattaaaaattttaatatatttttaaataaaaaatattttaaaaacaattgttacTGTACTTTTAAACaccattttaatattgagttctTGTATGTAAAAAAGCAATTATCATTCTCAttccttttttaaccaaaaGGGAGggctttcatttttttggtttctgGAGAATATAGTCCTTCTcaccttattttcttttaattttgtttgtttggctGACAGCATTTCTTAATTTGCTTGAAGATATTAATAGCTTGCTTGGACTTACTAAAAGGATAGTCCTTCTTAccttatttattcaatattCACTCTCTCATAAAATCATTATGAAttgaaatagtaattaaaaaaaatctaatttgatcatcaatattttataatgcATAATTAAACCTTTTTAGGCCTAGATTAGCCAATCAATTCCTTTTTTGAAGagattatgaaattgaaaaacataaacaaaaaaagacagCAGATTCTAATTTCGTCTAGAAACTTTAGTTTAGTCCCCCCATCTTTTAAACTTAATAGGTGATCAATCCcttatttttagaaattcaattttggtgtcaaactttatttttatcatttttcagttcatttgtatgagatgtgtgtgtgtgtgtgtgtgtgtgtgagagagagagagagagagagacttggaTTATGTTGTAGATAAAAAAAGCTCGACATTGACAACTATTTTGATCactaaaatagttaaaattggTGTCAAAAGGTCCCACTAGGTAAGGGAAGTCTCATGATGGTTGTTTTAAATCTTAATATAGCCTAAAAAACTAGATTTAAGTAgaggatgatatattttatttgg
This Populus alba chromosome 7, ASM523922v2, whole genome shotgun sequence DNA region includes the following protein-coding sequences:
- the LOC118063223 gene encoding NASP-related protein sim3, whose translation is MAPEPSITAASETQASVEVTTTSHDVTADSTCNDNNNGETSDPEKSLDFAVELLEKGSTALKENDFSEAVDCFSRALEIRVLHHGELAPECVNAYYQYGRALLYKAQEEADPLGMVPKKDGESKQNDDKDAACKNVLNGESSTTSASSNVGEDGVFNHPEASDGKDEEEGDEGSDDDDDLADADEEESDLDLAWKMLDVARAIAEKHPGDTMDKVDILSALAEVALEREDIETSLSDYQKSLSILERLVEPDSRHLAELNFRICLCLEIGSMPQEAIPYCQKAISVCKARLQRLISEVKSSGESATTPAISELDEGVQQLSNMQADKSVTDKEAEIETLTGLSGELEKKLEDLQQLVLNPKSILSEILGMVAAKGKGGEKSVFPTATSSSQMGTATSSGGFDSPTISTAHTNGASGVTDLGVVGRGVKRVLTSTGSTGSSPVKKPTPDPSSDKGDGKTF